From Oceanispirochaeta sp. M1, a single genomic window includes:
- a CDS encoding ABC transporter permease — protein MNKYTKRKIIELSISSATVLAIFILWFIVAELKIFPEYFIPAPSSVLDAFLEISVSGYRGGTLLQHLGDSLFRVVSGFIFACFIAVPLGMFMGYNWKVKAIFDPIVEFYRPLPPLAYYTILVIWLGIGNESKITLLFLAAFPPLSISAMSAVAAVPMERIQTAQSLGASKLKIFSHVVFPSCMPGIFTGMRVSIGFTYTTLVSSEIVAATSGIGWMVLDAGKFLRGDVMFMGIFVMGITGIILDRLIRIAERLIIPWKGKG, from the coding sequence ATGAACAAATATACCAAGAGAAAAATAATTGAATTGTCTATTTCTTCAGCTACTGTTCTCGCAATTTTCATTTTGTGGTTCATCGTTGCAGAATTAAAAATATTTCCCGAATACTTCATCCCGGCACCATCAAGCGTTCTTGATGCCTTTCTTGAAATTTCTGTTTCAGGTTACAGAGGTGGAACACTGCTTCAGCATCTGGGAGACAGCCTGTTCAGGGTTGTATCCGGCTTTATATTTGCCTGTTTTATCGCCGTACCTCTGGGTATGTTTATGGGATACAACTGGAAAGTAAAAGCAATATTTGACCCCATTGTTGAATTCTATCGTCCCCTCCCCCCCCTGGCCTATTACACTATTCTGGTTATATGGCTGGGAATCGGGAATGAATCAAAAATAACGCTTCTTTTCCTGGCAGCTTTCCCACCTTTATCCATTAGTGCCATGTCTGCAGTAGCCGCTGTGCCGATGGAAAGGATTCAGACTGCCCAGTCACTGGGAGCCAGTAAGCTGAAGATTTTCAGCCATGTGGTTTTCCCCTCATGTATGCCGGGAATATTTACCGGAATGAGAGTCAGCATAGGTTTCACTTATACAACTCTTGTCTCATCTGAAATTGTTGCGGCTACCTCCGGTATAGGCTGGATGGTTCTCGATGCGGGAAAATTCCTGAGAGGAGATGTTATGTTTATGGGAATTTTCGTAATGGGTATCACGGGCATAATATTAGACCGCCTTATAAGAATTGCAGAAAGATTAATAATCCCCTGGAAGGGAAAAGGATAA
- a CDS encoding glycine betaine ABC transporter substrate-binding protein gives MKKKSVLLCSMLLSIAVIGVSAMGESDSTGLPDKIVIGYQAIPNGQIISKDFGWFEESAGIPVEWVQINSGSELNTGLAAGSIDIGLSGSSGIAAGIANKVPFDVIWVHDIIGDNEALVVKKDAGITDIKSLAGKKVAVPFGATTHYHLLAALELEGVDPETVEIYDMQPPDALAAWHRGDIDGSFIWEPTLAKMLESDGEVLIYSRKLSENGYLTGDITVARKGFSEKYPELVVKYIASEIKAVDFYNSDKEAAADAVSRQFDIPQTEALRQMKSLVLLTGNEQISSKYMGTAGNIGDLASVLKATADFLVSQNTIKSAPDLDAFKAALRPDFIQQALEQ, from the coding sequence ATGAAAAAGAAAAGCGTACTACTTTGTTCAATGCTTTTAAGCATAGCTGTAATCGGTGTTTCAGCTATGGGAGAAAGTGATTCGACAGGATTGCCTGACAAAATTGTAATTGGTTACCAGGCCATCCCCAACGGTCAGATCATCTCAAAAGATTTCGGCTGGTTTGAAGAATCTGCGGGAATCCCCGTCGAATGGGTACAGATAAACTCGGGTTCTGAGCTTAATACAGGCCTCGCAGCAGGCAGTATCGATATCGGTTTATCCGGGAGCAGCGGCATTGCAGCGGGCATAGCTAATAAGGTTCCTTTTGATGTTATCTGGGTTCACGATATTATTGGTGACAATGAGGCACTGGTTGTAAAGAAAGATGCGGGCATCACAGATATAAAGAGCCTTGCCGGGAAAAAAGTTGCTGTACCTTTCGGTGCAACTACACATTATCATCTCCTGGCTGCCCTGGAGCTTGAAGGTGTTGATCCCGAAACCGTTGAAATCTACGACATGCAGCCGCCAGACGCTCTTGCCGCATGGCACAGAGGAGACATTGACGGTAGCTTTATCTGGGAGCCTACTCTTGCAAAAATGCTTGAGAGTGACGGAGAAGTACTTATCTATTCCAGAAAGCTCTCTGAAAATGGGTATTTGACAGGTGATATTACTGTGGCAAGAAAGGGTTTTTCTGAAAAGTACCCCGAACTTGTGGTTAAATATATCGCTTCAGAAATCAAGGCCGTTGATTTTTACAACAGTGATAAAGAAGCTGCGGCAGATGCTGTGAGCCGTCAGTTTGATATTCCTCAGACAGAAGCCCTCAGGCAGATGAAAAGTCTTGTACTTCTTACAGGAAATGAACAAATCTCTTCAAAATACATGGGAACAGCTGGAAATATCGGTGATCTTGCGTCTGTCCTGAAAGCTACTGCTGACTTTCTTGTCAGTCAGAACACAATCAAATCGGCTCCGGATTTAGATGCTTTCAAGGCTGCCCTGCGTCCTGATTTTATCCAACAGGCACTGGAGCAGTAA
- a CDS encoding sugar ABC transporter ATP-binding protein translates to MAENIILETRNISKGFPGVQALKNVGFSLHKGEVHALIGENGAGKSTLIKILTGAHQPDGGEIILEGEKLSDMNPHQAMSCGISAIYQEFNLIPYLTVAENMYFGREFTKSCFLDMEKMNKSASEIFASMGVDIDPGTQVSELSVAYKQLVEIAKAVSQNSRILIFDEPTAALTNSETENLFKLIKKLQNEGVSIIYISHRLEELQIIADRITVLRDGQYIDTVNIKDIDRAGLISLMVGRDLGVDFPKPPESTGDTVLEVRNMNTRGFLKDINFKLKKGEILGFGGLVGAGRTEIARALFGLDRLESGEILLNGSKVTNKNPGAAIANGIGLIPEDRKDQGVLLNLSIRENIGYTFIQKISDGIFINRRKEKKLVDDFTKRLAIKCSSVEQRVSNLSGGNQQKVVLAKWLAGDCDVLIFDEPTRGIDVGAKQEIYNLIRELAESGKGIILISSEMPELIGMSERIIVMHEGVIEGELTSEDVTQEKILDLASGSK, encoded by the coding sequence TTGGCTGAAAATATAATTCTTGAGACCAGAAATATCAGTAAAGGATTTCCTGGTGTACAGGCATTGAAAAATGTCGGGTTCAGTCTCCACAAGGGAGAAGTTCATGCGCTGATCGGCGAAAATGGCGCAGGCAAATCAACTTTAATTAAAATATTGACCGGAGCACATCAGCCCGATGGTGGTGAGATTATTCTGGAAGGAGAAAAACTCTCCGATATGAATCCCCATCAAGCCATGTCCTGCGGAATTTCTGCAATTTATCAGGAGTTCAATCTTATTCCCTACCTGACTGTTGCAGAAAATATGTATTTTGGAAGAGAATTCACAAAATCATGCTTTCTTGATATGGAAAAAATGAATAAGTCGGCATCTGAAATATTTGCATCTATGGGTGTTGATATTGATCCTGGAACACAGGTATCCGAACTCAGCGTTGCCTATAAACAACTTGTAGAAATTGCTAAAGCGGTCAGTCAGAATTCACGTATTCTGATTTTTGATGAACCTACTGCCGCTCTTACAAATAGTGAAACTGAAAATTTATTCAAACTGATCAAGAAGCTTCAAAACGAGGGTGTATCTATCATATATATTTCACACCGGCTTGAAGAACTTCAGATAATTGCCGACAGAATCACAGTATTACGTGACGGGCAATATATCGATACAGTAAATATAAAAGATATAGACCGTGCAGGACTTATCAGTCTCATGGTCGGCCGGGATCTGGGAGTAGACTTTCCAAAACCGCCTGAATCAACGGGTGATACCGTTCTGGAAGTCAGAAACATGAATACACGGGGCTTTCTGAAAGATATTAATTTCAAACTGAAAAAAGGTGAAATCCTTGGATTCGGTGGTCTTGTGGGTGCGGGACGGACTGAGATTGCCCGGGCGCTTTTCGGACTTGACCGTCTGGAATCCGGAGAGATTCTCCTGAATGGCAGCAAGGTCACAAACAAAAACCCCGGAGCTGCTATTGCAAATGGGATTGGTCTGATTCCTGAAGACCGGAAGGATCAGGGAGTCCTGCTCAATCTGTCGATCCGTGAAAATATTGGCTATACCTTCATACAAAAGATCTCCGATGGAATCTTTATCAACAGAAGAAAAGAAAAAAAGCTGGTTGATGACTTTACAAAGAGACTGGCCATCAAGTGTTCCTCAGTAGAACAGCGGGTATCCAATCTAAGTGGTGGGAATCAGCAGAAAGTAGTCCTGGCAAAATGGCTTGCCGGTGATTGTGATGTACTGATTTTCGATGAACCCACCAGGGGAATCGATGTAGGTGCCAAGCAGGAGATCTACAACCTTATCAGGGAGCTTGCCGAGTCAGGTAAAGGAATAATACTTATCTCCTCTGAAATGCCGGAACTGATTGGAATGTCCGAACGGATCATTGTTATGCATGAGGGTGTAATTGAGGGAGAGTTGACATCTGAAGATGTAACTCAGGAAAAAATTCTTGATCTTGCATCAGGAAGTAAGTAA
- a CDS encoding glycosyltransferase family 39 protein — protein MKLKIRKNHFILIYLSLWLFINLFFLTDYPFVHSDEPWLSGLSRSMIENSSLSSTEDFFDLYERNPHAIKLLFHLIQIPVIKTLGYSILSVRLISLLTGFLSLFLFYNLILKLYRFDNKHWVALFTTIWLSIDIQFVYISHLARQEIILIFILLSMLNLLSTENMPILKRGALTGLMAGLAVGFHPNSFIIAWPIGLFLILEIIRGKRKWTEGLSFLLAAGMIAALFIALSFHFNPDFIRDYSTYGEPLGVLDSPDMKIIKLPGFYSKLFHQISGTYHTPNIKMQMILFPLLLIISFLKKDKRIGNYSLIGFIGFNIGLLIIGKYSQPSISFLLPFYYLSASVLIHFLISGKKKRFLRALLIILLTATLFFTITEINKEKENYKDYLSQIQNKIPQDSVVLGGLYMDFAIPDGQFYDWRNLYFLKENNLSLEEYIEKREIQYIVVPEELSFIYKNRPYWNVLYGNIAHWYPQLIEFTENECSLLEEINSSAYGIRIAAYRYSKPWYVRIYKVDGTE, from the coding sequence GTGAAATTGAAAATACGAAAGAATCATTTCATTCTTATCTATCTCTCTCTCTGGCTGTTTATTAATCTCTTTTTTCTGACGGATTACCCTTTCGTCCACAGCGACGAACCCTGGTTAAGCGGCTTAAGCCGCAGCATGATTGAAAACTCTTCACTGAGCAGTACTGAAGATTTCTTCGACTTATATGAAAGAAATCCTCATGCCATAAAACTTCTCTTCCACCTGATTCAGATTCCGGTTATAAAAACATTGGGTTATTCTATTTTATCAGTCAGGCTCATATCTCTTCTGACCGGATTCCTCTCTCTTTTTCTGTTCTATAACCTGATATTAAAACTTTACCGATTTGACAATAAGCACTGGGTTGCTCTTTTCACCACCATCTGGCTCTCTATAGATATTCAGTTTGTATATATCTCTCATCTGGCGAGACAGGAGATCATTCTGATTTTTATCCTCCTATCCATGCTGAATCTGCTCAGTACTGAAAATATGCCGATATTGAAAAGAGGAGCTCTCACAGGATTAATGGCAGGGCTGGCTGTTGGATTCCATCCCAATAGTTTTATCATAGCCTGGCCTATAGGACTTTTTCTGATACTGGAAATTATAAGAGGAAAAAGAAAATGGACCGAGGGTCTCTCATTTCTGCTGGCAGCAGGAATGATTGCTGCACTTTTTATTGCCCTTTCTTTTCACTTCAATCCTGATTTCATAAGAGATTACAGTACTTATGGCGAACCCCTGGGAGTTCTCGATTCACCGGATATGAAAATTATAAAGCTCCCGGGATTCTACTCAAAACTCTTTCATCAGATCAGTGGTACTTATCATACTCCCAATATAAAAATGCAGATGATCTTATTCCCTCTGCTTCTGATTATCAGTTTTCTGAAAAAGGATAAAAGAATAGGTAATTACAGCCTGATAGGGTTTATCGGATTCAATATCGGCCTGCTGATAATCGGTAAATATAGCCAGCCATCGATCAGCTTCCTCCTCCCTTTCTACTATCTATCTGCTTCTGTTCTTATTCATTTTCTGATCTCCGGCAAAAAGAAGAGATTTCTGAGAGCTCTCCTGATCATTCTTCTTACAGCTACTTTATTCTTTACAATAACTGAAATCAATAAAGAGAAAGAGAATTACAAAGACTATCTGTCTCAGATACAAAACAAAATCCCACAGGACTCTGTTGTACTCGGCGGTCTGTATATGGATTTTGCGATTCCCGATGGTCAGTTCTATGACTGGCGGAATCTTTATTTTCTTAAAGAGAACAATCTGTCCCTGGAAGAATACATAGAGAAACGGGAAATTCAATATATCGTAGTACCCGAAGAACTGTCATTTATCTATAAAAACCGCCCCTATTGGAATGTCCTCTACGGGAATATTGCTCACTGGTATCCACAACTGATTGAATTTACAGAAAATGAATGCAGCCTTTTAGAAGAAATCAACAGCAGTGCCTACGGAATAAGAATCGCAGCATACCGATACAGCAAGCCATGGTATGTCAGAATATACAAAGTAGACGGTACAGAATAG
- a CDS encoding ABC transporter ATP-binding protein, with protein MNLLELNDISVDFTTKKVTLSAVKDVSLTIGKGDFISIVGPSGCGKSTLLNVLGGFLPPSGGTIFQKGEALKGPGRNRGVVFQKPALYPWLNVEQNVGFGLKMRGIGKKEKLKIVEENLKRVQLSDFSHMNTYELSGGMQQRVAIARILANDPEILLMDEPFGALDVLTREHLQDELLKIWRETHKTVVLITHSVEEAIYLSTSVYVMSELPGQLIKKVETPFSTEYSEMNSRKIKSLPEFVALREEVLSYIWS; from the coding sequence ATGAATCTTCTTGAACTGAATGATATATCAGTTGATTTTACAACTAAAAAAGTCACTCTTTCCGCAGTCAAAGATGTATCTTTGACCATCGGAAAGGGTGACTTTATCAGTATTGTCGGTCCTTCTGGTTGTGGAAAATCCACCCTGCTCAATGTTCTTGGAGGATTTCTTCCTCCCTCTGGCGGAACTATTTTCCAAAAGGGAGAGGCTCTTAAAGGACCTGGCAGAAACAGAGGCGTAGTTTTTCAGAAACCTGCCCTCTATCCATGGCTCAATGTCGAACAGAATGTGGGTTTCGGCCTGAAGATGAGAGGCATCGGAAAAAAAGAGAAACTGAAGATTGTCGAAGAGAACCTGAAAAGAGTTCAGCTCTCAGATTTCTCTCACATGAATACATATGAATTATCCGGCGGAATGCAGCAGAGAGTGGCCATCGCAAGGATTCTTGCCAATGATCCCGAAATACTCCTGATGGATGAACCTTTCGGTGCCCTCGACGTCCTTACAAGAGAACACCTGCAGGATGAACTCCTGAAGATCTGGCGTGAAACACATAAAACAGTTGTTCTGATCACACACAGTGTAGAAGAGGCCATTTATCTATCAACCTCGGTTTATGTCATGTCTGAACTTCCGGGACAGCTGATAAAAAAAGTTGAAACACCTTTCAGCACTGAATATTCAGAGATGAACAGTCGAAAGATTAAATCTTTGCCGGAATTTGTGGCACTGCGTGAAGAAGTTCTCAGCTATATATGGTCATAA
- a CDS encoding ABC-ATPase domain-containing protein, whose protein sequence is MLDKIIIRNKLAAIDGKDYAAYQSLIGTYNFNLFTLIIQQIPKDPYAPPHTGIYRIQIPRNDNRIIRLTTENKNQNIACSDFLARRFFEASRQISKGIRGTGFSGIITINQPGQAILERNSVLITNDMIEIRCFLGLPAKGRKITSQIAESMLIDELTSIVEKSLLQARLDQKTLEKHIAVAEDAEYLRNKLKSLGLIAFIADNSILARESGTSDKPMTDLSAIPCFSPQSLMKEIVLPHAGKIGGMGIPKGITLITGGGYHGKSTLLKAMEVGIYNHIPGDGRERCVSNKKSVKIRAYSGRSVEKTDISPFIKNLPYQNDTTLFCTENASGSTSQAASIIEAVEVGAELLLMDEDTCATNFMIRDSKMQQLVNKEDEPITTFIDKAQQLYSEMNISTVIVLGGVGDYFDISDLVIQMKKYQPTDVTSRSREIVKMFPGKRKNEDEGSTFTIRERIPISESIDPYNDYGKFAIYAKETHRLNFGNQVIDLSDLEQLIELSQTKALGFAIEYAKKIMNEEMTLREVVNQITQDIDEHGIDVISHKISGHFACFRSLELAFALNRLRGFKVIQREINPGK, encoded by the coding sequence ATGTTAGATAAAATTATCATCAGGAATAAACTAGCTGCTATTGACGGTAAGGATTATGCAGCCTATCAATCATTGATTGGAACATATAATTTCAATCTATTTACTCTAATCATTCAGCAGATACCTAAAGACCCATACGCTCCACCACACACCGGCATCTATCGGATTCAGATTCCTCGAAATGATAATCGGATTATCCGGCTGACAACAGAAAATAAAAATCAGAATATTGCATGCTCTGATTTTTTAGCAAGACGTTTTTTCGAAGCCAGCCGACAAATATCCAAGGGTATTCGAGGAACGGGATTCAGTGGAATCATAACAATTAATCAACCGGGACAAGCTATTCTGGAGAGAAATAGTGTGCTCATTACAAATGATATGATCGAAATACGTTGCTTTTTGGGTTTGCCTGCTAAAGGGAGAAAAATCACTTCTCAAATAGCCGAAAGCATGTTGATTGATGAACTCACGAGTATAGTAGAGAAATCTTTACTCCAGGCAAGACTTGATCAGAAGACACTGGAAAAGCATATTGCTGTAGCCGAGGATGCTGAATATCTTCGCAATAAACTAAAGTCACTCGGTTTAATTGCCTTTATTGCAGACAATTCGATCCTGGCGCGTGAAAGCGGTACAAGTGATAAACCAATGACAGATCTATCTGCAATCCCCTGTTTCTCGCCTCAGAGTCTTATGAAGGAGATAGTGCTTCCACATGCCGGGAAGATAGGTGGTATGGGGATTCCTAAAGGGATCACATTGATTACCGGAGGAGGTTATCACGGCAAATCTACACTTCTTAAGGCCATGGAAGTCGGTATTTACAATCATATTCCCGGGGATGGTAGAGAACGTTGTGTATCTAACAAAAAATCAGTGAAAATAAGAGCCTATAGCGGAAGATCTGTTGAGAAAACGGACATTTCTCCTTTTATTAAGAATCTTCCCTATCAAAACGATACAACATTATTCTGTACTGAAAATGCCAGTGGAAGTACTTCGCAGGCCGCGAGTATTATAGAAGCTGTTGAAGTCGGTGCTGAGCTGCTCTTAATGGATGAGGATACATGTGCTACCAATTTCATGATTCGTGACAGTAAAATGCAGCAATTGGTGAATAAAGAGGATGAACCCATAACAACATTTATAGATAAAGCTCAGCAGCTTTATTCTGAAATGAATATTTCAACTGTAATTGTTTTAGGAGGCGTTGGAGATTATTTTGATATTTCTGATCTGGTTATACAGATGAAGAAATATCAGCCGACAGATGTGACTTCCAGGTCCCGGGAAATTGTGAAAATGTTTCCAGGGAAACGTAAAAATGAAGATGAAGGGTCTACATTTACTATTCGTGAGAGGATTCCAATCTCTGAGAGTATTGATCCTTACAACGATTATGGTAAATTTGCTATCTATGCAAAAGAGACTCATCGTTTGAACTTTGGAAATCAGGTCATTGATCTCAGCGATTTAGAGCAGCTTATAGAATTATCGCAAACAAAAGCATTAGGTTTTGCAATTGAATACGCAAAAAAAATCATGAATGAAGAAATGACGTTACGTGAGGTGGTTAATCAAATAACACAGGATATTGATGAGCATGGTATTGATGTTATCAGCCATAAGATTTCTGGACATTTTGCCTGTTTTAGATCTCTCGAGTTAGCTTTTGCATTAAATCGTCTCAGAGGTTTTAAGGTCATTCAAAGAGAAATAAACCCTGGAAAATAA
- a CDS encoding ABC transporter permease: MLNKFSFKKSIQKHGIFYVCVLVFLFFSIASDAFLSKNNLVNVIRQVSMLGICAVGMTCVIITSGIDLTVGSIMGLTGTICAKLMVEGGLHPVLAVVLALLSACLCGALSAFLITTVRIPPLIATLGLMGTLRGILYILCGGLPVYGFSKAFKVIGQGYLGVVPVPVIIMIVIFIVGHLFLNRSRYGRYIYGLGGNEEATRLSGVNVRGIKYLTYMFSALCAGIAGIVMLSRLFSAQPTTGAGFEMNVITAVVLGGISIAGGEGKLGGVVAGVLIIGILSNGMILLGIDSYWQMVVQGLVLLLAVGVDQLGKTMKHSTKQTA, encoded by the coding sequence GTGCTTAATAAATTTAGTTTTAAAAAATCAATCCAGAAACACGGGATATTTTATGTCTGTGTTCTCGTGTTTCTATTCTTTTCCATAGCTTCTGATGCATTCCTGTCTAAGAATAATCTGGTGAATGTTATCAGACAGGTCTCCATGCTTGGGATCTGTGCAGTGGGAATGACCTGTGTCATTATAACATCGGGAATCGATCTGACCGTAGGTTCCATAATGGGACTCACTGGAACAATTTGTGCCAAACTGATGGTAGAAGGCGGATTACATCCCGTACTGGCTGTTGTTTTAGCCCTGCTCTCAGCCTGCCTTTGCGGTGCGCTCAGTGCTTTTTTGATAACCACCGTCCGTATCCCACCGCTGATTGCAACCCTGGGACTGATGGGAACCCTTCGGGGAATTCTGTATATCCTCTGTGGAGGATTACCAGTTTACGGTTTTTCAAAAGCATTCAAGGTCATTGGACAGGGATATTTAGGTGTTGTTCCGGTTCCTGTTATTATAATGATTGTCATCTTTATAGTGGGTCATCTTTTTCTGAACCGCTCCAGATACGGCAGATATATCTACGGTCTGGGTGGTAATGAAGAAGCCACCAGACTGTCTGGTGTTAATGTGCGTGGTATTAAATACCTGACCTATATGTTCTCAGCTCTGTGTGCAGGAATTGCCGGAATTGTAATGCTTTCAAGACTCTTCAGTGCTCAGCCTACCACTGGTGCCGGATTTGAGATGAATGTAATTACAGCTGTCGTTCTTGGTGGAATCAGCATAGCCGGAGGAGAAGGTAAACTAGGCGGTGTTGTGGCAGGTGTCTTGATCATCGGAATACTAAGCAATGGTATGATTCTATTGGGTATTGACTCCTACTGGCAAATGGTTGTTCAGGGTCTTGTCCTGCTCCTGGCCGTTGGTGTGGATCAGTTGGGTAAAACCATGAAACACAGTACTAAACAGACCGCATAA
- a CDS encoding sugar ABC transporter substrate-binding protein: MRRIVLFLIAAVFTLTSFNLTAEGQKDDGQLKIVYSQIDLVNPFFIARMEGAKAKAEELGIKLIVDDSQCNVAKQVSSIENYIAQGVDGIVMITVDVTAMTDVVRQATEAGIPVISVITLVEGSSAKCILDEYEYGFQAGINAGEWVKEELGGAADCAILGYPEMPQNKYRIDGMKAGLLSIAPAANIVSDNQSANNTADGMKCTEILLQANKELEVIICHSDAVALGALEAVMAADRGSERFFIGGIDATPPALDKMKEKGIFRATVDMMPFAEAGNDIEMMVKLINGEEVEDHNIDFERVTWKNLDEYLSTK; the protein is encoded by the coding sequence ATGAGAAGAATTGTATTATTTTTAATCGCTGCTGTATTCACATTAACGTCATTCAACCTTACTGCGGAGGGTCAGAAGGATGATGGTCAGCTTAAAATTGTTTATTCACAAATTGATCTTGTAAATCCCTTTTTCATAGCGAGAATGGAAGGAGCAAAAGCCAAAGCTGAAGAACTGGGTATCAAACTGATTGTTGATGATTCACAGTGTAATGTAGCTAAACAGGTTTCATCCATTGAGAATTATATTGCTCAGGGTGTAGACGGTATTGTTATGATTACAGTTGATGTTACCGCCATGACAGATGTTGTTCGTCAGGCAACAGAAGCAGGAATCCCTGTAATCTCGGTGATTACTCTTGTTGAAGGGTCTTCCGCCAAATGTATTCTTGATGAATATGAATATGGTTTTCAGGCTGGAATCAATGCCGGTGAGTGGGTAAAAGAGGAACTGGGAGGAGCGGCAGACTGCGCTATTCTCGGATATCCTGAGATGCCTCAGAATAAATACAGAATTGACGGTATGAAAGCCGGACTGCTGTCTATCGCCCCTGCTGCAAATATTGTTTCTGACAACCAGTCTGCCAACAACACCGCAGACGGAATGAAATGTACTGAAATCCTCCTGCAGGCTAACAAAGAACTTGAAGTTATCATCTGTCACAGTGATGCGGTAGCTCTTGGAGCCCTGGAAGCTGTAATGGCAGCAGACCGTGGAAGTGAACGCTTCTTCATCGGTGGAATTGATGCCACTCCTCCTGCACTTGATAAAATGAAGGAGAAAGGGATTTTCAGAGCAACTGTTGATATGATGCCTTTTGCTGAAGCAGGAAATGATATTGAAATGATGGTGAAACTTATCAATGGTGAAGAAGTTGAAGATCATAATATTGACTTTGAAAGAGTAACCTGGAAAAACCTGGACGAATACCTTTCAACAAAATAG
- a CDS encoding GDSL-type esterase/lipase family protein: protein MKKRIVIITLFISMVFSCATYNLKDYRDIDTIRVAAVGDSITYGAFIKNRAEESYPAQLQAMLGDGWSVLNFGVNGATLLRKGDSSYWKKRQLIDAYEFQPDLVIIKLGTNDSKQQNWQYKDQFVSDYVELINSFQVLESRPLVYICYPIQAYSDRWRISEKVIKGELPDFIDQISLVTGVEIIDLYTPLSNKPELFPDTIHPNADGASIIAETIFSKIKELPDYPKVR from the coding sequence ATGAAAAAAAGAATAGTTATTATAACGCTCTTCATAAGTATGGTTTTTTCCTGTGCAACATATAATCTGAAGGATTACAGGGATATTGATACTATTCGTGTCGCTGCAGTGGGAGACAGCATCACCTATGGCGCATTTATTAAGAACAGAGCTGAGGAATCATATCCCGCACAGCTTCAAGCCATGTTAGGGGACGGTTGGTCTGTTCTTAATTTTGGTGTAAACGGCGCTACTTTACTGAGAAAAGGAGATTCATCCTATTGGAAAAAAAGACAGTTGATAGATGCCTATGAATTTCAACCTGATCTGGTGATCATCAAATTGGGAACAAATGATTCAAAACAACAGAACTGGCAATATAAGGATCAATTTGTATCGGATTATGTTGAATTGATAAATAGTTTTCAGGTACTGGAAAGCCGTCCTTTGGTATACATCTGTTATCCCATTCAGGCTTATTCCGATCGATGGAGAATCAGTGAAAAAGTGATAAAAGGAGAACTTCCCGATTTTATCGATCAAATTTCACTGGTGACAGGAGTTGAGATTATTGACTTGTATACTCCCTTGAGCAATAAACCGGAATTATTTCCTGATACTATTCATCCCAATGCCGATGGTGCCAGTATTATAGCCGAAACTATTTTTTCCAAAATAAAAGAGCTGCCCGATTATCCGAAAGTCAGATAA